A region of Mycolicibacterium brumae DNA encodes the following proteins:
- the cobF gene encoding precorrin-6A synthase (deacetylating), which produces MRKIHVIGIGAGDPAQVTAQAVEALNDTDVFFAMDKGEAKSDLVELRRQICARFIADPGYRFVELADPPRERSDDADGYRRAVTDWHEARARVWAAAIESELPDGGVGAFLAWGDPSLYDSTLRILDRVAARTDIDYDVIPGVTAIQTLTARHRIPLNDLGEPVLITTGRQLREHGLRGAAVVMLDAECSFLRCPPDTRIWWGAYLGTPHELLADGTVGADGERIATLRAEARARHGWIMDTYLLRPSV; this is translated from the coding sequence ATGCGAAAGATCCACGTCATCGGCATCGGAGCCGGCGATCCGGCGCAGGTCACCGCGCAGGCCGTCGAGGCCCTCAACGACACCGACGTGTTCTTCGCGATGGACAAGGGCGAGGCGAAATCCGACCTCGTCGAACTCCGCCGGCAGATCTGCGCCCGGTTCATCGCCGACCCCGGCTACCGGTTCGTCGAACTCGCCGACCCGCCGCGGGAACGCTCAGACGACGCCGACGGCTACCGCCGCGCGGTCACCGACTGGCACGAGGCCCGGGCCCGGGTGTGGGCTGCCGCCATCGAATCGGAGCTGCCCGACGGCGGCGTCGGCGCCTTCCTGGCCTGGGGCGACCCGTCGCTGTATGACAGCACGCTGCGGATCCTGGACCGGGTGGCCGCGCGAACCGACATCGACTACGACGTCATCCCGGGCGTCACCGCCATCCAGACGCTGACCGCGCGGCACCGGATCCCGCTTAACGACCTCGGCGAGCCGGTGCTGATCACCACCGGCCGCCAGTTGCGCGAGCACGGGCTGCGCGGCGCGGCGGTGGTGATGCTCGACGCCGAATGCTCGTTCCTGCGGTGCCCGCCGGACACCCGGATCTGGTGGGGCGCCTACCTGGGCACGCCGCACGAACTGCTGGCCGACGGGACCGTCGGCGCCGACGGCGAGCGCATCGCGACGCTGCGGGCCGAGGCCCGGGCGCGGCACGGCTGGATCATGGACACCTACCTGCTCAGGCCATCCGTTTGA
- a CDS encoding SDR family oxidoreductase — MHRQKILITGASSGLGAGMARAFAAKGRDLALCARRVDRLEELKAELTARHPGITVAIAALDVNDHEAVADVFARLAGELGGLDRVIVNAGLGKGAPLGTGHLAANVATIETNLVAALVQIEHTLEMFRAAGAGHLVLVSSLVANRGLPGTLTAYAASKSGLTSIGQSLRAEFHGTPIKVTVLEPGYIESEMTARSNATKMVVDTDTGVAGLVKAIEAEQGSAVVPAWPWRPVAALMRVAPTALVKRMA, encoded by the coding sequence ATGCACAGGCAGAAGATCCTCATCACCGGCGCGAGTTCCGGTCTGGGCGCGGGCATGGCCCGCGCGTTCGCCGCCAAGGGCCGCGACCTGGCGCTCTGCGCCCGCCGCGTCGACCGCCTCGAAGAGCTCAAGGCCGAACTGACCGCCCGGCACCCCGGCATCACCGTGGCGATCGCCGCGCTGGACGTCAACGACCACGAGGCCGTCGCCGACGTGTTCGCCCGGCTGGCCGGGGAACTCGGCGGGCTCGACCGGGTGATCGTGAACGCGGGCCTGGGCAAGGGCGCGCCGCTGGGCACCGGGCACCTGGCCGCCAACGTGGCGACCATCGAAACGAATCTTGTTGCGGCCCTGGTGCAGATCGAGCACACCTTGGAGATGTTCCGGGCCGCCGGCGCGGGGCACCTGGTGCTGGTCTCCTCGCTGGTCGCCAACCGCGGGCTGCCCGGGACGCTCACGGCGTACGCGGCCAGCAAGTCCGGGCTGACCTCGATCGGGCAGTCGCTGCGCGCGGAGTTCCACGGCACACCGATCAAGGTGACGGTGCTGGAGCCGGGCTACATCGAATCGGAGATGACCGCGCGTTCCAACGCCACCAAGATGGTGGTGGACACCGACACCGGGGTGGCGGGGCTGGTCAAGGCCATCGAGGCCGAACAGGGCAGCGCCGTCGTTCCGGCGTGGCCGTGGCGGCCGGTGGCCGCGCTGATGCGGGTGGCGCCCACCGCCCTGGTCAAACGGATGGCCTGA
- a CDS encoding Fpg/Nei family DNA glycosylase: MPELPEVEALAEHLRRHAVGATIDRVDVAALSALKTFDPPLTALHGRQVTGARRWGKFLGLEADGLVLIAHLSRAGWLRWSDALPASPLKPGRGPIALRVRLGEGAGFDLTEAGTQKRLAIWLVDDPQAVPGIASLGPDALELDRDGLAAALAGNTGRIKTVITDQRVIAGIGNAYSDEILHVAGISPFATAGKLTDAQLDDLYAAMTGALTDAVTRLVGQRAATLKGEKRSGLRVHARTGLPCPVCGDTVREVSFADRSFQYCPTCQTGGKVLADRRMSRLLK; the protein is encoded by the coding sequence ATGCCGGAACTCCCCGAAGTCGAGGCGCTCGCCGAGCATCTGCGCCGCCACGCCGTCGGGGCCACTATCGACCGGGTCGACGTCGCCGCGCTGTCCGCGCTGAAAACGTTCGACCCGCCGCTGACCGCGCTGCACGGCCGGCAGGTCACCGGCGCGCGACGGTGGGGCAAGTTCCTGGGCCTGGAGGCCGACGGACTGGTCCTGATCGCGCACCTGTCCCGGGCGGGCTGGCTGCGCTGGTCCGACGCGCTGCCGGCCAGCCCGCTCAAACCGGGCCGGGGCCCGATCGCGTTGCGGGTGCGACTAGGTGAGGGAGCCGGCTTCGACCTCACCGAGGCCGGCACCCAGAAGCGGCTGGCGATCTGGCTGGTCGACGATCCGCAGGCGGTGCCCGGCATCGCGTCGCTGGGACCCGACGCGCTGGAGCTGGACCGGGACGGGCTGGCCGCGGCGCTGGCCGGCAACACCGGCCGGATCAAGACGGTGATCACCGATCAGCGGGTGATCGCCGGGATCGGCAACGCCTACAGCGACGAGATCCTGCACGTCGCCGGGATCTCCCCGTTCGCCACCGCGGGCAAACTCACCGACGCGCAGCTCGACGATCTTTACGCGGCGATGACCGGCGCGCTGACCGACGCGGTCACCCGGCTGGTCGGCCAGCGCGCGGCAACGCTGAAGGGCGAGAAGCGATCCGGGCTGCGGGTGCATGCCCGCACCGGTCTGCCGTGCCCGGTGTGCGGGGACACCGTGCGGGAGGTGTCCTTCGCCGATCGTTCGTTCCAGTACTGCCCCACCTGCCAGACCGGCGGCAAGGTGCTGGCCGACCGGCGAATGAGCCGCCTGCTCAAGTAG
- the pgi gene encoding glucose-6-phosphate isomerase encodes MPTSDIAATAAWTALSEHHREIGETHLREFFAEDPNRGRELTLAVGDLYIDYSKHRVTAETVRLLCDLARAAGLEQRREAMFTGERINTSENRSVLHTALRLPRGAQLMVDGQDVVADVHEVLDAMGDFTDRLRSGEWTGATGKRIETVVNIGIGGSDLGPVMVYQALRHYADAGISARFVSNVDPADLVAKLDGLDPATTLFIIASKTFTTLETLTNATAARRWLTESLGDDAVSKHFVAVSTNAELVSEFGIDTANMFGFWDWVGGRYSVDSAIGLSVMAVIGRERFGEFLAGFHLLDEHFRTAPLESNAPALLALIGVWYSNFFGAQSRAVLPYSNDLARFAAYLQQLTMESNGKSVRADGSPVTVDSGEIFWGEPGTNGQHAFYQLLHQGTRLVPSDFIGISQPVDDLPTADGSGSMHDLLMSNFFAQTQVLAFGKTEDETIAEGTPAELAPHKVMPGNRPSTSILADRLTPSVVGQLIALYEHQVFTAGVVWGINPFDQWGVELGKVQAKALLPVITEDNSPPEQSDSSTDALVRQYRAARGRAR; translated from the coding sequence ATGCCGACCTCCGATATCGCCGCCACCGCCGCCTGGACCGCGCTGTCCGAGCACCACCGCGAGATCGGCGAGACGCACCTGCGGGAGTTCTTCGCCGAGGACCCCAACCGGGGCCGCGAGCTGACGCTGGCCGTGGGTGATCTGTACATCGACTACAGCAAGCACCGGGTCACCGCCGAGACGGTGCGGCTGCTGTGCGACCTGGCCCGCGCCGCCGGCCTGGAGCAGCGCCGCGAGGCGATGTTCACCGGCGAGCGGATCAACACCTCGGAGAACCGTTCGGTGCTGCACACCGCGCTGCGACTGCCCCGCGGGGCCCAGTTGATGGTCGACGGGCAGGACGTCGTCGCCGACGTGCATGAGGTGCTCGACGCGATGGGCGATTTCACCGACCGGCTGCGCAGCGGTGAGTGGACCGGGGCGACCGGCAAGCGCATCGAGACGGTGGTCAATATCGGCATCGGCGGTTCGGATCTGGGCCCGGTGATGGTGTACCAGGCGCTGCGGCACTACGCCGACGCCGGCATCTCGGCGCGCTTCGTGTCCAACGTCGACCCGGCCGACCTGGTCGCGAAGCTCGACGGATTGGACCCCGCCACAACGCTTTTCATCATCGCGTCCAAGACGTTCACCACCCTGGAGACGCTGACCAACGCGACCGCGGCCCGCCGCTGGCTCACCGAATCCCTCGGCGACGACGCGGTCAGCAAGCATTTCGTGGCGGTGTCCACCAACGCCGAGCTGGTCTCGGAGTTCGGCATCGACACCGCGAACATGTTCGGCTTCTGGGACTGGGTGGGCGGACGCTACTCGGTGGACTCCGCGATCGGGCTGTCGGTGATGGCCGTCATCGGCCGGGAGCGTTTCGGGGAGTTCCTGGCCGGTTTCCATCTGCTCGACGAGCATTTCCGCACCGCGCCGCTGGAGTCCAACGCGCCTGCGCTGCTCGCGCTGATCGGCGTCTGGTACTCGAATTTCTTTGGCGCACAGTCGCGTGCGGTGCTGCCGTACTCCAATGACCTGGCCCGCTTCGCCGCCTACCTGCAGCAGTTGACCATGGAGTCCAACGGCAAATCGGTGCGCGCCGACGGGTCGCCGGTGACCGTCGACAGCGGTGAGATCTTCTGGGGCGAGCCGGGCACCAACGGCCAGCACGCGTTCTACCAGCTGCTGCACCAGGGCACCCGGTTGGTGCCGTCGGACTTCATCGGGATCTCCCAGCCGGTCGACGACCTGCCGACCGCCGACGGATCCGGCTCCATGCACGACCTGTTGATGAGCAACTTCTTCGCCCAGACCCAGGTGCTGGCCTTCGGCAAGACCGAGGACGAGACCATCGCCGAAGGCACGCCCGCCGAGCTCGCGCCGCACAAGGTGATGCCGGGAAACCGGCCGTCGACCTCGATCCTGGCCGACCGGCTGACCCCGTCGGTGGTGGGCCAGCTGATCGCGCTGTACGAACACCAGGTGTTCACCGCGGGCGTGGTGTGGGGCATCAACCCGTTCGACCAGTGGGGCGTGGAACTGGGCAAGGTGCAGGCGAAGGCGCTGCTGCCGGTGATCACCGAGGACAACTCGCCGCCGGAGCAGAGCGATAGCTCCACCGACGCGCTGGTCCGCCAATACCGCGCCGCCCGCGGGCGGGCCCGGTAG
- a CDS encoding NAD-dependent succinate-semialdehyde dehydrogenase, with translation MDTSRLLSGVPTGLWIGGEERDGTDTFEVFNPANEHVIATVADAKPADAIAALDAAEAVAAEWAATPARQRGEILRSVFETMMDRIEDIAALMTLEMGKVLDESRGEVRYGAEFFRWFAEEAVRIGGRYTPAPAGNGRIMVTKAPIGQCYAITPWNFPLAMGTRKIGPALAAGSTMIVKPAHETPLTMLLLAKLMADAGLPKGVLSVLPTTSSAELTTALIDDGRLRKLTFTGSTGVGKTLIRQAADKVLRTSMELGGNAPFLVFDDADVDAAVEGALLAKMRNGGEACTAANRFHVANSVREEFTTKLVARMSEYTLGNGLEDGTRLGPMITAKQVASIADLVSDAVARGATVAVGGVAPGGPGNFYPATVLADVPADARILKEEVFGPVAPITGFDSEEEAIAAANDTEYGLAAYVYTQSLDRALRVADALEAGMVGVNRGVISDAAAPFGGIKESGFGREGGSEGIEEYLETKYIALTS, from the coding sequence ATGGATACCTCGCGCCTGCTTTCCGGAGTTCCCACGGGATTGTGGATCGGGGGTGAAGAGCGCGACGGCACGGACACGTTCGAGGTGTTCAACCCGGCCAACGAGCACGTGATCGCCACTGTCGCCGACGCGAAACCAGCCGACGCCATCGCCGCCCTGGACGCCGCCGAGGCGGTCGCCGCGGAGTGGGCCGCCACCCCGGCCCGGCAGCGCGGGGAGATTCTGCGTTCGGTGTTCGAGACCATGATGGACCGCATCGAGGACATCGCCGCGCTGATGACCCTGGAGATGGGCAAGGTGCTCGACGAGAGCCGCGGCGAGGTCCGCTACGGCGCCGAGTTCTTCCGCTGGTTCGCCGAGGAAGCGGTGCGCATCGGCGGCCGCTACACCCCCGCGCCGGCGGGCAACGGCCGGATCATGGTGACCAAGGCGCCCATCGGGCAGTGTTACGCCATCACCCCGTGGAACTTCCCGCTGGCCATGGGCACCCGCAAGATCGGCCCGGCGCTGGCCGCCGGCTCCACCATGATCGTCAAGCCCGCGCATGAGACCCCGCTGACCATGCTGCTGCTGGCCAAACTGATGGCCGACGCCGGGCTGCCCAAGGGCGTGCTGTCGGTGCTGCCCACCACGTCGTCCGCGGAGCTGACCACCGCGCTCATCGACGACGGACGACTCCGCAAACTGACCTTCACCGGTTCCACCGGGGTCGGCAAGACGCTGATCCGGCAGGCCGCCGACAAGGTGCTGCGAACCTCGATGGAGCTCGGCGGCAACGCCCCGTTCCTGGTGTTCGACGACGCCGACGTCGACGCCGCCGTCGAGGGTGCGTTGCTGGCCAAGATGCGCAACGGCGGCGAGGCCTGCACGGCCGCCAACCGGTTCCACGTCGCCAACTCGGTGCGCGAGGAGTTCACCACCAAACTGGTGGCCCGGATGAGCGAGTACACCCTCGGCAACGGGCTCGAGGACGGCACCCGGCTGGGCCCGATGATCACCGCCAAGCAGGTTGCCTCCATCGCCGACCTGGTGTCCGACGCGGTCGCCCGCGGCGCGACCGTGGCCGTCGGCGGCGTCGCCCCGGGCGGTCCGGGCAACTTCTACCCGGCGACCGTGCTGGCCGACGTGCCCGCCGACGCCCGCATCCTCAAGGAAGAGGTGTTCGGGCCGGTCGCGCCGATCACCGGCTTCGACTCCGAGGAGGAGGCGATCGCCGCGGCTAACGACACCGAGTACGGCCTGGCGGCCTACGTCTACACCCAGTCGCTGGACCGCGCGCTGCGGGTGGCCGACGCGCTGGAAGCCGGCATGGTCGGCGTCAACCGCGGGGTGATCTCGGATGCGGCGGCGCCGTTCGGCGGCATCAAGGAGTCCGGGTTCGGCCGGGAAGGCGGCAGCGAGGGCATCGAGGAGTACCTGGAGACCAAGTACATCGCCCTGACCAGCTGA
- a CDS encoding chorismate mutase has protein sequence MSEAAPDIDDLRKEIDRLDAEILAAVKRRQEVSQEIGKIRMASGGTKLVHNREMRVIERYSVLGPEGKDLAMLLLQMGRGKLGK, from the coding sequence ATGTCAGAAGCCGCACCGGACATCGACGACCTGCGCAAGGAGATCGACCGCCTCGACGCGGAGATCCTGGCCGCGGTCAAACGCCGCCAAGAGGTGTCCCAGGAGATCGGCAAGATCCGGATGGCCTCCGGTGGGACCAAGCTGGTGCACAACCGCGAGATGCGGGTCATCGAGCGGTACAGCGTGCTGGGTCCCGAAGGCAAGGACCTGGCCATGCTGCTGCTGCAGATGGGCCGCGGCAAGCTCGGGAAGTAG
- a CDS encoding UvrD-helicase domain-containing protein → MSGELSLFPETSSGSDELLVGLNPQQRQAVLHEGTPLLIVAGAGSGKTAVLTRRIAYLLGARDVGPGQILAITFTNKAAAEMRERVATLVGPQARSMWVSTFHSTCVRILRSQASLLEGLNSNFSIYDADDSRRLLGMIARDMGLDVKKHSPRLLANSISNLKNELIDPDQAVANLDDSSDDLSRLVASVYGEYQRRLRSANAMDFDDLISETVGLLQAFPDIASYYRRRFRHILVDEYQDTNHAQYVLVRELVGHNVAADDPAPPGQLCVVGDADQSIYAFRGATIRNIEDFERDYPDATTIMLEQNYRSTQNILSAANSVISRNAGRREKRLWTDAGEGELLVGYVAENEHDEARFVAGEIDALVDRGGFTYNDIAVFYRTNNSSRALEEVFIRTGIPYKVVGGVRFYERKEIRDIVAYLRVLDNPGDAVSMRRILNTPRRGIGDRAEACVAVHAENAGIGFNDALRDAADGKVAMLNSRSEKAIAGFMEMLDGLRGLLGDELGDLVEAVLDRSGYRRELESSSDPQELARLDNLNELVSVAHEFSTDRANAQALREEEGLADDVPDAGALAEFLERVSLVADADEIPEEGDGVVTMMTLHTAKGLEFPAVFVTGWEDGMFPHMRALGDPRELSEERRLAYVGITRARQRLYLSRAKVRSSWGQPMLNPESRFLREIPQELIDWRRTDNEPARGFGNRDGYGRSGDGYGRSAPVSGGGFGSGRPAPGRSAAPRNRSVITLEPGDRVTHDKYGLGRVEEVSGVGESAMSLIDFGSAGRVKLMHNHAPLTKL, encoded by the coding sequence ATGAGCGGTGAACTGTCCCTTTTCCCGGAAACCAGCAGCGGGTCCGACGAGCTCCTGGTCGGCCTGAATCCCCAGCAACGCCAGGCGGTGCTGCACGAGGGCACGCCGCTGTTGATCGTCGCCGGGGCCGGCTCGGGCAAGACGGCGGTGCTGACCCGTCGGATCGCCTATCTGCTGGGCGCCCGCGACGTCGGTCCCGGGCAGATCCTGGCGATCACCTTCACCAATAAGGCCGCCGCGGAGATGCGGGAGCGTGTCGCCACCCTGGTCGGTCCGCAGGCGCGCAGCATGTGGGTGTCGACGTTCCATTCCACCTGCGTGCGGATCCTGCGCAGCCAGGCCTCGCTGCTGGAGGGGCTGAACTCCAACTTCTCCATCTACGACGCCGACGACTCGCGCCGACTGCTCGGCATGATCGCCCGGGACATGGGCCTGGACGTCAAGAAGCACTCGCCGCGGCTGCTGGCCAACTCGATCTCGAACCTGAAGAACGAACTGATCGACCCCGATCAGGCGGTGGCCAACCTCGATGACAGCTCCGATGACCTGTCCCGGCTGGTGGCCTCGGTCTACGGGGAGTACCAGCGCCGGTTGCGCTCGGCCAACGCGATGGACTTCGACGACCTGATCTCCGAGACCGTCGGACTGCTGCAGGCGTTCCCGGACATCGCGAGCTACTACCGGCGGCGCTTCCGGCACATCCTGGTCGACGAGTACCAGGACACCAACCACGCGCAGTACGTGCTGGTCCGCGAACTCGTCGGGCACAACGTGGCCGCCGACGACCCGGCGCCGCCGGGACAGTTGTGCGTGGTGGGCGACGCCGACCAGTCCATCTACGCGTTCCGCGGCGCGACGATCCGCAATATCGAGGACTTCGAGCGCGACTATCCCGACGCCACCACCATCATGTTGGAGCAGAACTACCGCTCCACCCAGAACATCCTGAGCGCCGCGAACTCGGTGATCTCGCGCAACGCGGGTCGCCGGGAGAAGCGGCTGTGGACCGACGCCGGCGAGGGCGAGCTGCTCGTGGGCTACGTCGCCGAGAACGAGCACGACGAGGCCCGGTTCGTGGCCGGCGAAATCGACGCGCTGGTTGATCGGGGCGGGTTCACCTACAACGACATCGCGGTCTTCTACCGGACCAACAACTCCTCCCGCGCGTTGGAGGAGGTGTTCATCCGCACCGGCATCCCGTACAAGGTGGTCGGCGGCGTTCGCTTCTACGAGCGCAAGGAGATTCGCGACATCGTCGCCTACCTGCGGGTGCTGGACAACCCCGGGGACGCGGTCAGCATGCGGCGCATCCTCAACACCCCCCGCCGCGGGATCGGCGACCGCGCCGAGGCCTGCGTGGCCGTGCACGCCGAGAACGCCGGCATCGGGTTCAACGACGCCCTGCGCGATGCCGCCGACGGCAAGGTCGCGATGCTCAACTCGCGCTCGGAGAAGGCCATCGCGGGCTTCATGGAGATGCTCGACGGGCTGCGCGGCCTGCTCGGCGACGAACTCGGCGATCTGGTGGAGGCGGTGCTCGATCGCAGCGGCTACCGCCGCGAGCTGGAATCCAGCAGCGACCCGCAGGAGCTGGCCCGGCTGGACAACCTCAACGAATTGGTCTCCGTCGCACACGAATTCAGCACCGACCGGGCTAACGCGCAGGCGCTGCGGGAGGAAGAGGGGCTGGCCGATGATGTGCCCGACGCGGGCGCGCTGGCCGAGTTTCTGGAGCGGGTCTCGCTGGTCGCCGACGCCGACGAGATCCCGGAGGAAGGCGACGGCGTCGTCACCATGATGACCCTGCACACCGCCAAGGGCCTGGAGTTCCCGGCGGTGTTCGTCACCGGCTGGGAGGACGGGATGTTCCCGCACATGCGCGCCCTGGGCGACCCGCGGGAACTGTCCGAGGAACGACGGCTGGCCTACGTCGGCATCACTCGGGCGCGGCAGCGGCTGTACCTGAGCCGGGCCAAGGTCCGATCGTCGTGGGGGCAGCCGATGCTCAACCCGGAGTCGCGGTTTCTGCGTGAGATCCCGCAGGAGTTGATCGACTGGCGGCGCACCGACAACGAGCCTGCGCGCGGTTTCGGCAACCGGGACGGGTACGGCCGCAGCGGCGACGGTTATGGCCGCAGCGCCCCGGTCAGCGGTGGCGGTTTCGGATCCGGGCGACCCGCGCCGGGCCGTAGCGCCGCGCCGCGCAATCGTTCGGTGATCACCCTGGAGCCCGGCGACCGGGTCACCCACGACAAGTACGGCCTGGGCCGGGTCGAGGAGGTCTCCGGCGTCGGCGAGTCGGCGATGTCGCTGATCGACTTCGGCTCAGCGGGGCGGGTCAAGTTGATGCACAACCACGCTCCGCTGACCAAGCTGTAG